From a region of the Mercurialis annua linkage group LG1-X, ddMerAnnu1.2, whole genome shotgun sequence genome:
- the LOC126664899 gene encoding omega-6 fatty acid desaturase, chloroplastic isoform X1: protein MAFRISDSVFLSMFQGTQPRPIRTQKIAAPNSLGIYPLTWERLLLKGDKRKNCLFYSRKSRPVQAVATPVAPSSADSAEYRKQLAESYGFSQIGEPLPGNVTLREIIDTLPKKVFEIDNVKAWKTVMISVTSYALGLFMISKAPWYLLPFAWAWTGTAVTGFFVIGHDCAHKSFSKNKFVEDIVGTLAFLPLIYPYEPWRFKHDRHHAKTNMLFEDTAWQPVWKEEFDSSPLLRKAIIYGYGPFRAWMSIAHWLICHFDIKKFRPNEVQRVKISLACVFAFMAIGWPLIVYKTGIMGWIKFWLMPWLGYHFWMSTFTMVHHTAPHIPFKSSDKWNAAQAQLNGTVHCGYPRWIEILCHNINVHIPHHISSKIPSYNLPAAHKSIQENWGKYLNEATWNWRLMKTIMTLCHVYDEEENYVAFNKLAPEDSQPIEFLKRVMPDYA, encoded by the exons ATGGCTTTCAGGATTTCAGATTCTGTTTTCCTCTCCATG TTTCAGGGCACCCAACCACGGCCAATTAGGACTCAAAAAATTGCTGCCCCTAATTCTCTAG GTATCTATCCCTTAACTTGGGAGAGGCTGCTTTTGAAGggagataaaagaaaaaattgtttGTTCTACTCGAGAAAAAGTAGACCTGTACAAGCTGTGGCCACGCCGGTAGCACCATCTTCAGCTGACAGTGCTGAGTACAGAAAACAGTTAGCAGAAAGTTATGGCTTTAGTCAAATTGGAGAACCACTTCCTGGAAATGTTACATTAAGGGAAATCATTGATACTCTGCCCAAAAAG GTTTTTGAGATTGACAATGTGAAAGCATGGAAGACAGTTATGATATCAGTCACTTCCTATGCTCTAGGGCTTTTTATGATTTCAAAGGCCCCATGGTATCTACTTCCTTTTGCTTGGGCGTGGACGGGGACTGCAGTTACTGGG TTCTTCGTTATAGGGCATGATTGTGCTCACAAGTCTTTTTCAAAGAACAAATTTGTGGAAGACATAGTAGGAACTCTTGCTTTTCTGCCTCTAATATATCCATATGAGCCATGGAGATTTAAGCACGACAGGCATCATGCAAAAACAAACAT GTTGTTTGAAGATACAGCATGGCAGCCTGTTTGGAAAGAGGAATTTGATTCATCCCCTTTGTTGCGTAAGGCAATTATATATGGATATGGCCCATTTAGGGCTTGGATGTCTATAGCTCACTG GTTGATCTGTCACTTTGACATAAAAAAGTTCCGACCCAATGAAGTTCAAAGAGTGAAGATAAGTCTGGCGTGTGTCTTTGCATTTATGGCGATAGGATGGCCATTAATCGTATATAAAACAGGGATCATGGGTTGGATCAAGTTCTGGCTGAtgccatggttaggttatcacTTTTGG ATGAGTACTTTCACAATGGTGCATCATACAGCTCCTCATATTCCTTTTAAATCTTCGGACAAGTGGAATGCAGCTCAGGCCCAACTAAATGGAACTGTGCATTGCGGTTACCCTCGCTG GATTGAGATCCTCTGTCATAATATCAATGTGCACATACCCCATCACATTTCTTCAAAGATCCCGAGCTATAATCTACCTGCTGCTCATAAATCAATTCAAGAGAATTGGGGAAAG TATTTAAACGAGGCTACGTGGAACTGGCGATTGATGAAGACGATAATGACATTGTGTCATGTCTATGACGAGGAAGAAAATTATGTTGCATTCAATAAGCTTGCACCTGAAGACTCTCAACcaattgaatttctaaaaagagtGATGCCTGATTACGCTTGA
- the LOC126664899 gene encoding omega-6 fatty acid desaturase, chloroplastic isoform X2: MAFRISDSVFLSMGTQPRPIRTQKIAAPNSLGIYPLTWERLLLKGDKRKNCLFYSRKSRPVQAVATPVAPSSADSAEYRKQLAESYGFSQIGEPLPGNVTLREIIDTLPKKVFEIDNVKAWKTVMISVTSYALGLFMISKAPWYLLPFAWAWTGTAVTGFFVIGHDCAHKSFSKNKFVEDIVGTLAFLPLIYPYEPWRFKHDRHHAKTNMLFEDTAWQPVWKEEFDSSPLLRKAIIYGYGPFRAWMSIAHWLICHFDIKKFRPNEVQRVKISLACVFAFMAIGWPLIVYKTGIMGWIKFWLMPWLGYHFWMSTFTMVHHTAPHIPFKSSDKWNAAQAQLNGTVHCGYPRWIEILCHNINVHIPHHISSKIPSYNLPAAHKSIQENWGKYLNEATWNWRLMKTIMTLCHVYDEEENYVAFNKLAPEDSQPIEFLKRVMPDYA; this comes from the exons ATGGCTTTCAGGATTTCAGATTCTGTTTTCCTCTCCATG GGCACCCAACCACGGCCAATTAGGACTCAAAAAATTGCTGCCCCTAATTCTCTAG GTATCTATCCCTTAACTTGGGAGAGGCTGCTTTTGAAGggagataaaagaaaaaattgtttGTTCTACTCGAGAAAAAGTAGACCTGTACAAGCTGTGGCCACGCCGGTAGCACCATCTTCAGCTGACAGTGCTGAGTACAGAAAACAGTTAGCAGAAAGTTATGGCTTTAGTCAAATTGGAGAACCACTTCCTGGAAATGTTACATTAAGGGAAATCATTGATACTCTGCCCAAAAAG GTTTTTGAGATTGACAATGTGAAAGCATGGAAGACAGTTATGATATCAGTCACTTCCTATGCTCTAGGGCTTTTTATGATTTCAAAGGCCCCATGGTATCTACTTCCTTTTGCTTGGGCGTGGACGGGGACTGCAGTTACTGGG TTCTTCGTTATAGGGCATGATTGTGCTCACAAGTCTTTTTCAAAGAACAAATTTGTGGAAGACATAGTAGGAACTCTTGCTTTTCTGCCTCTAATATATCCATATGAGCCATGGAGATTTAAGCACGACAGGCATCATGCAAAAACAAACAT GTTGTTTGAAGATACAGCATGGCAGCCTGTTTGGAAAGAGGAATTTGATTCATCCCCTTTGTTGCGTAAGGCAATTATATATGGATATGGCCCATTTAGGGCTTGGATGTCTATAGCTCACTG GTTGATCTGTCACTTTGACATAAAAAAGTTCCGACCCAATGAAGTTCAAAGAGTGAAGATAAGTCTGGCGTGTGTCTTTGCATTTATGGCGATAGGATGGCCATTAATCGTATATAAAACAGGGATCATGGGTTGGATCAAGTTCTGGCTGAtgccatggttaggttatcacTTTTGG ATGAGTACTTTCACAATGGTGCATCATACAGCTCCTCATATTCCTTTTAAATCTTCGGACAAGTGGAATGCAGCTCAGGCCCAACTAAATGGAACTGTGCATTGCGGTTACCCTCGCTG GATTGAGATCCTCTGTCATAATATCAATGTGCACATACCCCATCACATTTCTTCAAAGATCCCGAGCTATAATCTACCTGCTGCTCATAAATCAATTCAAGAGAATTGGGGAAAG TATTTAAACGAGGCTACGTGGAACTGGCGATTGATGAAGACGATAATGACATTGTGTCATGTCTATGACGAGGAAGAAAATTATGTTGCATTCAATAAGCTTGCACCTGAAGACTCTCAACcaattgaatttctaaaaagagtGATGCCTGATTACGCTTGA